The Pyricularia oryzae 70-15 chromosome 5, whole genome shotgun sequence genome includes a region encoding these proteins:
- a CDS encoding alcohol dehydrogenase produces MRGIQVAEYVKGPQELKVSDLPDPVPKSDQYLIEVHAAAANFFDILQIQGKYQLQPPLPWVSGFEFAGVVISTPSSSKSPAFPVGTRVFGASQGAYATKVCALEASLLAVPDGWSFREAAGLFVTAPTSYGALVVRADVKAGDYVLVHAAAGGVGLAAVQVAKAKGATVIATAGTKRKLEVAKAFGADYAIDYRAADWPEQVKKLTPKGRGVDIVYDPVGLVDKSTKCIAWNGRILIIGFAAGSIEKVAMNKVLLKNISLVGIHWGAYTLHEPAKIGEVWDDIRDMIKKKQFRGTEFTDKEFVGLESIPDALIALGSRDTWGKVVIRIPQGSSGKL; encoded by the exons ATGAGAGGTATTCAAGTCGCCGAGTATGTCAAG GGACCGCAGGAACTAAAGGTGTCGGATCTCCCTGACCCTGTGCCTAAATCCGACCAGTACTTGATTGAAGTCCAT GCTGCGGCGGCAAACTTTTTTGATATCCTCCAAATCCAAGGGAAATACCAACTTCAGCCGC CGCTCCCCTGGGTTTCAGGATTCGAGTTTGCCGGTGTAGTCATCTCCACACCCTCCAGCAGCAAATCTCCTGCCTTCCCCGTAGGCACCCGCGTGTTTGGGGCTTCCCAGGGCGCCTACGCGACAAAGGTCTGCGCTCTCGAGGCCTCTCTGCTCGCTGTGCCGGATGGCTGGTCCTTCCGCGAGGCCGCCGGCCTCTTCGTGACGGCCCCGACCTCGTACGGTGCCCTGGTGGTCCGCGCAGACGTCAAGGCCGGCGACTATGTGCTCGTCCACGCGGCTGCCGGAGGCGTCGGCCTCGCGGCCGTGCAGGTagccaaggccaagggcgCAACCGTCATCGCGACGGCCGGTACCAAGCGGAAGCTCGAGGTTGCCAAGGCCTTCGGAGCTGATTATGCCATAGACTACCGGGCTGCTGACTGGCCCGAGCAGGTTAAGAA ATTGACCCCCAAAGGCCGTGGTGTGGATATTGTCTACGACCCCGTCGGTCTGGTAGACAAGAGCACCAAGTGTATCGCCTGGAACGGCCGCATCCTCATCATCGGGTTCGCCGCCGGCTCGATCGAGAAGGTGGCCATGAACAAGGTGCTCCTGAAGAACATCTCGCTAGTTGGAATCCACTGGGGAGCCTACACCCTGCACGAGCCCGCCAAGATCGGTGAGGTCTGGGATGACATCCGAGACATGATCAAGAAGAAGCAGTTCCGCGGAACGGAGTTCACAGACAAGGAATTCGTCGGGCTCGAGTCCATCCCCGATGCGCTCATCGCTCTCGGGAGCAGAGACACCTGGGGCAAGGTAGTGATTCGGATTCCGCAGGGGTCGTCGGGGAAATTGTGA
- a CDS encoding cyclin-dependent kinase regulatory subunit, giving the protein MANYNEMGIDMDRRNAEPRPLTDHERERLEEFLDSIHYSSRYNDSEYEYRHVQLPKAMLKAIPKEYHDSSKGTLKLLWEEEWRGMGITQSLGWEHYEVHEPEPHILLFKRPLNYQPPAQ; this is encoded by the exons ATGGCAAACTACAATGAAATGGGCATCGATATGGATCGTCGCAACGCGGAACCGCGTCCGTTGACAGATCACGAACGCGAAAGGTTGGAGGAGTTCCTGGATTCCATTCATTACTCTTCACG GTATAACGACTCTGAGTACGAGTACAGACAC GTTCAACTGCCCAAAGCAATGCTAAAGGCCATTCCCAAAGAGTATCACGACAGCTCAAAGGGTACATTGAAACTTCTATGGGAAGAGGAATGGCGCGGAATGGGAATCACCCAG AGTCTTGGGTGGGAACATTACGAGGTGCACGAACCGGAACCTCATATCCTTCTCTTCAA ACGCCCACTTAACTACCAGCCCCCGGCCCAGTGA
- a CDS encoding replication factor-A protein 1 has protein sequence MADAAERQITRGAIAAIFNDPEGVKTRFPVPVLQCLQVKLLGQQPNAGAAERYRVVLSDVDNYIQCMLATQANHVIHDDQLQRGCIVRVKSYQANTVKGKSVLVLLDLEVIQSLGVHEKIGEPASIEAKAENTTNTTIGGSGFYGTKTEPDVKPQIRSQMPTRNTGGGGASHGPGNVNIYPIESISPYQHKWTIKARVSQKSDIRTWHKASGEGKLFSVNLLDETGEIKATGFNDQCDKFYDILQEGQVYYISTPCRVQMAKKQFTNLPNDYELTFEDGTQIEKAEDQSSVPQVRFNFCNIQELQEVEKDATVDVIGVLKDVADVTQITSKASGKFFDKRELTLVDDSGYSVRMTIWGKTAQNFDAKSESVVAFKGAKVGDFGGRSLSLLSSGTMTVDPDIPEAHRLKGWFDSSGRNDNFSTFNSNSVAGATGRQDQILTIHKVKEDNLGVDDVVYFALKATVVYIRQENFAYPSCLNEGCSKKVTDLGDGSWRCEKCDVNHPRPEYRYIMSVNVNDHTGQLWLSCFDDVGRIIMGKSADELMALKDENFEAFTREFENANCRKLSFRCRAKMDTFGDNQRVRYQVMGATKMDWKSEAARLADLIKQFNI, from the exons ATGGCTGACGCAGCTGAGCGGCAAATAACCCGCGGCGCTATCGC TGCCATTTTCAATGACCCGGAAGGTGTCAAGACTCGCTTCCCGGTGCCAGTACTACAATGTCTGCAAGTCAAGCTTCTCGGGCAGCAGCCCAACGCTGGCGCCGCTGAAAGGTATCGCGTGGTTTTGAGCGATGTCGACAATTACATCCAGTGCATGCTGGCCACACAAGCAAACCATGTCATCCACGACGATCAGCTTCAAAGAGGTTGCATCGTGCGCGTCAAGTCATACCAAGCCAACACTGTCAAGGGCAAGAG TGTATTGGTCTTATTGGATCTTGAAGTCATACAGTCTCTCGGAGTACATGAAAAGATCGGTGAGCCTGCCAGCATCGAGGCCAAGGCTGAAAACACCACGAACACCACCATCGGTGGATCGGGCTTCTATGGCACCAAGACCGAACCGGACGTTAAACCACAGATCCGCTCTCAGATGCCAACCCGCAACaccggtggtggtggagctTCGCACGGTCCTGGCAACGTCAACATCTATCCGATCGAGTCCATCTCGCCATACCAACACAAGTGGACGATCAAGGCCCGGGTGTCACAAAAGTCCGACATTAGGACATGGCACAAGGCAAGTGGTGAGGGCAAGCTCTTCAGTGTCAACCTTCTGGATGAGACCGGCGAGATCAAGGCTACTGGCTTCAACGACCAATGCGACAAGTTCTACGACATACTTCAAGAAGGCCAGGTCTACTACATCTCCACCCCGTGCCGCGTTCAGATGGCCAAGAAGCAGTTTACAAATCTTCCCAACGACTACGAACTCACCTTCGAGGATGGCACTCAGATTGAGAAGGCTGAAGACCAGAGCAGTGTGCCTCAAGTACGCTTTAACTTTTGCAACATCCAAGAGCTGCAGGAGGTAGAGAAGGACGCCACAGTAGATGTTATTGGTGTCCTCAAGGACGTCGCCGACGTTACTCAGATCACCTCCAAGGCCAGTGGCAAGTTTTTCGATAAGCGCGAGCTGACGCTCGTTGATGACAGCGGCTACTCGGTGCGCATGACGATCTGGGGCAAGACGGCGCAGAACTTTGATGCCAAATCAGAGTCAGTGGTGGCCTTCAAGGGTGCCAAGGTCGGTGATTTTGGAGGTCGTTCACTTTCATTGCTGTCTTCCGGTACAATGACCGTGGACCCCGATATTCCTGAGGCACACCGCCTTAAGGGCTGGTTCGACTCGTCTGGCAGAAATGACAACTTCAGCACTTTCAACTCGAACAGTGTTGCTGGTGCTACTGGCCGGCAAGATCAAATATTAACGATTCACAAGGTCAAGGAGGATAATCTGGGTGTAGATGATGTGGTGTACTTTGCTCTCAAGGCGACAGTTGTCTATATCCGCCAAGAGAATTTCGCATACCCATCCTGCCTCAACGAGGGCTGCAGCAAGAAAGTTACAGATCTTGGTGATGGGAGCTGGCGTTGCGAGAAATGCGATGTCAACCACCCGCGACCGGAGTACCGTTACATTAT GAGTGTCAACGTGAACGATCACACCGGTCAGCTGTGGCTTAGCTGTTTCGACGATGTTGGTCGAATCATAATGGGCAAGTCAGCAGACGAGCTGATGGCGCTCAAGGATGAGAATTTCGAAGCCTTCACTCGGGAATTTGAGAATGCAAACTGCAGGAAGCTCAGTTTCAGGTGTCGTGCCAAGATGGACACGTTCGGAGACAATCAGAG AGTTCGCTACCAGGTCATGGGCGCCACCAAGATGGACTGGAAGAGCGAGGCAGCCAGACTTGCTGATTTGATCAAGCAATTCAACATCTGA
- a CDS encoding dienelactone hydrolase yields the protein MTEVDPPNATRAPESDAAAAAAAPTATGADPSTAAAEPIIPGDTPAQTGPTMGEHCVTDRPSPSGKTGSGETRKLGGVDTYISKPSEYPHAPARLLLLLTGGTGIQSTNNQIQADKFASEGFLVVMPDLFEGDAFPNAATAPEEGLSLLDQIKLKAAEAAKSFMIDMWSARHTEEKVMPILHKVIDACKEEFADAISHGSGIYAAGYCFGGRYVILLASERAGAAGSDSQTTTASEPLIKVGSLAHPSMVTMEDFVSVKSPLGLVCVENDPMFSDEVRTAMEDHLSKNNLEHEVQVYPGVPHGFAVVGEYDDLNIKNAQETAYEQMLKWLKDH from the exons ATGACTGAGGTAGATCCTCCAAACGCAACCAGAGCTCCTGAGAgcgacgctgctgctgctgctgctgcccctaCCGCTACCGGCGCCGATCCGAGCACAGCTGCCGCTGAGCCGATCATTCCCGGTGACACTCCAGCTCAGACGGGCCCTACCATGGGCGAACACTGTGTGACGGACAGACCAAGTC CCTCTGGGAAGACTGGATCTGGCGAGACCAGGAAACTAGGCGGCGTCGACACGTACATCTCAAAGCCCAGCGAGTACCCACACGCGCCCGCCAggctgctcctgctcctgaCGGGCGGCACCGGCATCCAGTCCACCAACAACCAGATCCAGGCCGACAAGTTCGCCAGCGAGGGCTTCCTCGTGGTGATGCCCGATCTGTTCGAAGGTGACGCCTtccccaacgccgccacggcCCCCGAAGAGGGCCTTTCGCTCCTCGACCAGATCAAGCtcaaggccgccgaggccgccaaGAGCTTCATGATCGACATGTGGTCCGCCCGCCACACTGAGGAGAAGGTCATGCCCATCCTGCACAAGGTCATCGACGCCTGCAAGGAGGAGTTTGCCGACGCCATATCGCACGGCAGCGGCATCTATGCGGCTGGTTACTGCTTCGGTGGCAGATATGTCATCCTGCTCGCCTCGGAGCGCGCGggagctgctggcagtgATTCGCAGACGACGACCGCCTCTGAGCCTCTGATCAAGGTTGGCTCACTTGCGCACCCGTCCATGGTCACAATGGAGGATTTTGTCTCAGTCAAGTCGCCCCTTGGCTTGGTGTGCGTGGAGAACGACCCGATGTTCTCGGACGAGGTCAGGACAGCGATGGAGGACCACCTGTCCAAAAACAACCTCGAGCATGAGGTTCAGGTGTACCCTGGAGTACCTCACG GTTTTGCCGTTGTTGGTGAATACGACGATCTCAACATTAAGAATGCCCAAGAGACGGCTTATGAGCAGATGCTCAAGTGGCTCAAGGACCACTAG
- a CDS encoding endoplasmic oxidoreductin-1 yields the protein MWSASQLFYLGVFALLGPQVHCQIPQDACAISPRAIVSDACASYSTLERLNSNLKPAIDDVTRSTDFFSHYRLNLFNKKCPFWNDEGGMCGNIACAVETLDNEEDIPEVWRASELGKLEGPLVEHPNKKAQREQPEKPLRGKLGEDVGESCVVEYDDECDERDYCVPEDESASAKGDYVSLLRNPERFTGYAGAGAAQVWDAIYRENCFSRSSFPNAPKPPPSALGGGLSSNSKNPAAMDFRSVLEAAGRQQVLQERRAEEPNTPFVAKTGLESEDECLEKRVFYRVISGMHASISTHLCWDFLNQTTGQWQPNLACYENRLHRFPERISNLYFNYALVTRAIAKLGPHLSGYTFCTGDRDQDAATRSKVLAVTQGAASVPQTLDESLMFKNGEGPSLKEDFRNRFRNVSRLMDCVGCDKCRLWGKLQTAGYGTALKVLFEFDNVKNGGEIPLVLKRTELVALFNTYARLSSSLTALGKFRQMIEEREGSKSVQDREQKPDESESASAQSIPDRARKPHRVMDDGDNETEEDIPRYKEPENLSEEFYQELDKVYRVFRYVIKQWLSFPTTIWNIISSEFTRFWQFYLGLPVSPRQWAFHRPNIDEL from the exons ATGTGGTCTGCGTCACAACTTTTTTATCTTGGtgtttttgctttgttgGGACCCCAAGTCCACTGTCAGATTCCTCAAGATGCTTGTGCG ATATCTCCCCGCGCCATAGTCTCGGACGCATGCGCATCATACTCGACCCTCGAGCGCCTCAACAGCAACCTGAAACCCGCCATCGACGACGTCACGAGATCGACCGATTTCTTCTCCCACTACAGGCTCAATCTCTTCAACAAAAAATGTCCCTTCTGGAACGACGAGGGCGGCATGTGCGGCAACATTGCCTGCGCGGTCGAGACGCTCGACAACGAGGAGGACATACCCGAAGTCTGGCGCGCCAGCGAGCTCGGTAAGCTCGAGGGTCCGCTGGTCGAGCACCCGAATAAAAAGGCCCAGAGGGAGCAGCCGGAGAAGCCGCTGCGGGGCAAGCTGGGCGAGGACGTGGGCGAGAGCTGCGTCGTCGAGTACGATGACGAGTGCGACGAGCGCGACTACTGTGTGCCCGAGGACGAGAGCGCATCCGCCAAGGGAGACTACGTCAGCCTTTTGAGGAATCCTGAGCGGTTCACCgggtacgccggcgccggcgccgcccaGGTCTGGGATGCCATATACCGGGAGAACTGTTTCTCGCGGTCCTCGTTCCCGAATGCGCCAAAACCGCCGCCATCAGCcttgggcggcggcctcTCGAGCAACAGCAAAAACCCGGCCGCCATGGACTTCCGGTCCGTCTTGGAGGCTGCGGGGCGGCAGCAGGTTTTGCAAGAGAGGCGTGCCGAGGAGCCCAATACGCCTTTCGTAGCCAAGACGGGTCTGGAGAGCGAAGACGAGTGTCTCGAGAAGCGAGTCTTTTACCGCGTGATCTCGGGCATGCATGCGAGCATCAGCACGCATCTGTGCTGGGACTTTTTGAACCAGACGACGGGACAGTGGCAGCCGAACCTGGCCTGCTACGAGAACCGTCTCCACCGTTTCCCGGAGCGCATCAGCAACCTCTACTTCAACTACGCGCTCGTGACCCGGGCCATCGCAAAGCTTGGCCCGCACCTGTCGGGATACACGTTTTGCACAGGCGACCGGGACCAGGACGCCGCCACGCGCTCCAAGGTCCTGGCAGTCACCCAGGGTGCGGCTAGCGTGCCCCAGACGCTGGACGAGTCCCTCATGTTTAAGAACGGCGAGGGCCCGTCGCTCAAAGAGGACTTCCGGAACCGGTTCCGCAACGTCAGCCGCCTGATGGATTGTGTAGGCTGCGACAAGTGCCGCCTCTGGGGCAAGCTGCAGACGGCCGGCTACGGCACGGCCCTTAAGGTCCTATTTGAGTTTGACAACGTCAAGAACGGCGGAGAAATACCGCTCGTCCTTAAGAGGACCGAGCTGGTGGCGCTGTTCAACACGTATGCCAGGCTCAGCTCTTCGCTCACCGCGCTGGGTAAGTTCAGGCAGATGATCGAGGAACGTGAAGGCTCCAAGAGTGTTCAGGATCGGGAGCAGAAGCCCGACGAGAGCGAGTCTGCCAGCGCCCAGAGTATACCCGACCGGGCGAGGAAGCCCCATCGTGTGATGGACGATGGCGACAATGAGACGGAGGAAGACATCCCTCGCTACAAAGAACCGGAAAATCTCTCCGAGGAATTTTACCAGGAGCTGGACAAAGTTTACAGGGTGTTCAGATATGTCATCAAGCAGTGGCTTTCATTCCCAACGACCAT TTGGAACATTATCTCGAGCGAGTTCACTCGGTTTTGGCAATTTTACCTTGGTTTGCCAGTGTCACCACGACAATGGGCTTTCCACCGCCCCAACATTGACGAGCTATGA
- a CDS encoding G/U mismatch-specific uracil DNA glycosylase, whose product MSPDSDDKQPTSPNNCPSPSFKGRLNLQDFVYKNQHLATSSTRAARVANRRQSTPISGSTSPAPTSRSNPSRASKRKQQGSEEESSPSKKRIRPPSTYAPPSTYAHLTPLTDALHPKMFVLFIGLNPGVETARTGHAYAHPTNLFWRLLHGSNITTRLCRAAEYSSLPDFGFTNIVARPSRNGAELAKQELDAGVSILEDKIRTWRPQVACIVGKSIWESIWRVRHGRGIRKDEFKYGWQDEDERMGCLRTQDDAEDVAEGVIPSPDWKGARVFVATSTSGLAATPPLKEKQRIWGELGAWVEQERASRLARKESDGG is encoded by the coding sequence ATGTCACCCGACTCAGATGACAAGCAGCCGACGTCTCCTAATAACTGTCCCAGTCCAAGCTTCAAAGGGCGGCTCAATCTGCAGGACTTCGTCTATAAAAACCAGCATCTCGCCACGAGTAGTACTCGAGCCGCCCGGGTGGCAAACAGGAGGCAATCAACACCCATCTCAGGCTCCACCTCGCCAGCTCCAACGTCCAGGTCAAACCCAAGCAGGGCCTCGAAACGGAAACAACAGGGTAGCGAGGAGGAATCAAGCCCTTCAAAAAAGCGCATCAGACCCCCATCAACCTACGCGCCGCCATCAACGTATGCCCACCTCACACCCCTCACAGATGCTCTCCACCCGAAAATGTTTGTGCTCTTTATTGGGCTCAACCCGGGTGTCGAGACGGCGCGGACAGGTCATGCCTACGCTCACCCTACCAACCTGTtttggcggctgctgcacgGCTCCAACATCACCACCCGCCTCTGCCGGGCTGCTGAGTACTCGTCGCTGCCTGACTTTGGCTTCACCAATATCGTCGCCCGCCCCAGCCGCAACGGCGCTGAGCTCGCCAAGCAGGAGCTCGACGCGGGCGTGTCCATCCTGGAGGACAAGATTCGGACTTGGAGGCCCCAGGTCGCCTGCATCGTCGGCAAGAGCATATGGGAGTCGATCTGGAGGGTACGGCACGGTAGGGGGATCAGGAAGGACGAGTTCAAGTACGGCTGGCAGGATGAGGATGAGCGGATGGGCTGTCTGCGCACTCAAGACGATGCTGAAGATGTGGCCGAGGGTGTGATCCCCTCGCCGGATTGGAAGGGCGCTAGAGTGTTTGTTGCTACGAGTACCAGTGGGCTTGCGGCTACCCCGCCGCTCAAGGAGAAGCAACGGATATGGGGCGAGTTGGGTGCATGGGTTGAGCAAGAACGTGCGAGCAGGCTGGCGCGAAAAGAGAGTGACGGAGGCTGA
- a CDS encoding mRNA 3'-end-processing protein yth-1, which produces MASPSVAKIADAMLAHSAPKYSFSFTPFLQQTYQHSLPSDRPICKVYASGGNCPNGTRCLERHVADPSQLSNAQSGYGSGKRDGPAFNSLVCKHWLRGLCKKGDGCEFLHEYNLRRMPECNFYIRNGYCQNGEECLYLHIDPQSKLPPCPHYDQGFCPLGPRCSKKHVRRNLCPYYLCGFCPDGRLCKQGAHPGWNPKLDPPTVKVEKPAGEEDAMGFAARGGAYDDHEDGDRGGQQRGDRRGGYGQRDGKFGGGGGGGRGGWRGRGGGHRGRGRY; this is translated from the coding sequence ATGGCATCCCCAAGCGTGGCCAAAATCGCCGACGCGATGCTCGCGCACTCGGCGCCCAAGTACAGCTTCTCCTTCACGCCGTTCCTGCAGCAGACGTACCAGCACAGCCTGCCGTCGGACCGACCGATATGCAAAGTCTACGCGTCGGGCGGCAACTGCCCCAACGGCACGCGGTGCCTGGAGCGGCACGTCGCCGACCCGTCGCAGCTCTCCAACGCCCAGAGCGGATACGGCAGCGGCAAGCGCGACGGCCCCGCCTTCAACAGCCTGGTGTGCAAGCATTGGCTGCGCGGCCTGTGCAAAAAGGGCGACGGGTGCGAGTTCCTGCACGAGTACAACCTGCGCCGCATGCCAGAGTGCAACTTTTACATCCGCAACGGCTACTGCCAGAACGGCGAGGAGTGTCTGTACCTGCACATTGATCCGCAGAGCAAACTGCCGCCTTGTCCGCACTATGACCAGGGCTTTTGTCCGCTCGGCCCCCGGTGCAGCAAGAAGCACGTCAGGCGGAACCTGTGTCCCTACTACCTCTGCGGCTTCTGTCCCGACGGTAGGCTGTGCAAGCAGGGTGCTCACCCCGGCTGGAATCCCAAGCTGGACCCGCCGACGGTCAAGGTCGAGAAGCCAGCTGGCGAGGAGGATGCTATGGGTTTTGCCGCGAGGGGAGGGGCCTACGATGATCACGAAGATGGCGATAGGGGTGGACAGCAGAGGGGCGATAGGAGGGGAGGTTATGGGCAGCGGGATGGGAagtttggtggtggtggtggtggtgggaggGGCGGTTGGAGAGGCCGCGGCGGAGGTCATAGGGGTAGGGGACGGTACTGa
- a CDS encoding heat shock protein SSB1, whose translation MSTEVYDGAIGIDLGTTYSCVATYEGSNVEIIANEQGSFTTPSFVSFTADERLIGEAAKNQAAMNPANTVFDVKRLIGRRFDDPTVKKDMESWPFKVVDEDGNPKVEVEYLGTTHKFSPQEISAMVLVKMKEIAEAKIGKKVEKAVITVPAYFNDNQRQSTKDAGAISGLNVLRIINEPTAAAIAYGLGSGKSEKERNVLIYDLGGGTFDVSLLNIQGGVFTVKATAGDTHLGGQDFDTNLLDHCKKDFQRKTKKDLSGDARALRRLRTACERAKRTLSNGTQTTLEIDSLFDGEDFSLQITRAKFEELNQTAFKGTLDPVTQVLKDAGVDKAAVDEIVLVGGSTRIPKIQKLLSDYFGGKKLEKSINPDEAVAYGAAVQAGILSGKATSAETADLLLLDVVPLSLGVAMEGNIFAPVVPRGTTVPTLKKRSFTTVADQQQTVQFPVYQGERTNCSENVSLGEFTLAPIPPMRAGEPVLEVVFEVDVNGILKVTATEKTSGRSANITIANSVGKLSTSEIENMISEAEKYKTNDEEFTKKHEAKQQLESYIARVEDIISDPTLALKLKRGQKEKIENTMSEAMAQLELGESTADDLKKKELALKRAVTKAMSSR comes from the exons ATGTCGACAGAAGTTTATGACGGTGCCATTGGCATCGACTTGG GTACCACCTACTCTTGCGTTGCCACCTACGAGGGCAGCAATGTCGAGATCATCGCCAACGAGCAGGGTAGCTTCACCACTCCCTCGTTCGTCTCTTTCACCGCCGATGAGCGTCTCATTGGTGAGGCGGCCAAGAACCAGGCTGCCATGAACCCGGCCAACACCGTCTTCGATGTCAA GCGTCTGATCGGTCGCCGCTTCGATGACCCCACCGTCAAGAAGGACATGGAGTCGTGGCCCTTCAAGGTCGTCGATGAGGACGGCAACCCCAAGGTTGAGGTTGAGTACCTCGGCACTACCCACAAGTTCTCTCCTCAGGAGATCTCGGCCATGGTTCTGGTCAAG ATGAAGGAGATTGCCGAGGCCAAGATCGGCAAGAAGGTTGAGAAGGCCGTTATCACTGTCCCGGCCTACTTCAACGACAACCAGCGTCAGTCCACCAAGGACGCCGGTGCCATCTCTGGCCTTAACGTCCTCCGTATCATCAACGAGCCCACTGCTGCTGCCATTGCCTACGGTCTCGGCTCCGGCAAGTCTGAGAAGGAGCGCAACGTCCTGATCTACGATCTCGGCGGTGGTACCTTCGATGTCTCTCTCCTGAACATCCAGGGCGGTGTCTTCACCGTCAAGGCTACTGCTGGTGACACCCACTTGGGTGGCCAGGACTTCGACACCAACCTGTTGGACCACTGCAAGAAGGACTTCCAGAGGAagaccaagaaggacctGTCTGGTGATGCCCGTGCCCTCCGTCGTCTCCGTACCGCTTGCGAGCGTGCCAAGAGGACCCTGTCCAACGGCACCCAGACCACTCTTGAGATCGACTCGCTGTTTGACGGTGAGGACTTCAGCCTGCAGATCACCAGGGCTAAGTTCGAGGAGCTCAACCAGACTGCTTTCAAGGGTACCCTTGACCCCGTTACCCAGGTCCTCAAGGACGCTGGTGTCGACAAGGCCGCTGTCGACGAGATCGTCCTGGTCGGAGGATCTACCCGTATCCCCAAGATCCAGAAGCTTCTGTCCGACTACTTTGGAGGCAAGAAGCTCGAGAAGAGCATCAACCCCGACGAGGCCGTCGCTTACGGTGCTGCCGTCCAGGCCGGTATTCTGTCCGGCAAGGCCACCTCGGCCGAGACTGCCGACCTCCTGCTTCTGGATGTCGTCCCCCTGTCCCTCGGTGTCGCCATGGAG GGCAACATCTTCGCGCCAGTTGTACCAAGAG GCACCACTGTCCCGACGCTCAAGAAGCG GTCGTTTACCACAGTTGCTGACCAGCAGCAAACAGTACAGTTCCCCGTCTACCAGGGCGAGCGGACTAACTGCAGCGAGAACGTATCTCTTGGAGAGTTTACTCTCGCTCCCATTCCTCCCATGCGCG CCGGCGAGCCTGTCCTGGAGGTCGTGTTCGAGGTCGACGTAAACGGTATCTTGAAGGTCACTGCTACAGAGAAGACCTCTGGCCGCAGTGCCAACATCACCATTGCCAACTCTGTGGGCAAGCTCTCTACCAGCGAGATCGAGAACATGATCAGCG AGGCCGAGAAATACAAGACCAACGACGAGGAGTTCACCAAGAAGCACGAGGCGAAGCAGCAGCTCGAGTCGTACATCGCCAGGGTCGAGGACATCATTTCGGATCCCACCCTGGCACTCAAACTTAAGCGTGGACAGAAGGAGAAGATCGAGAACACCATGAGCGAGGCCATGGCACAGCTCGAGCTCGGCGAGAGCACCGCTGATGAcctgaagaagaaggagctcGCCCTCAAGCGTGCCGTCACCAAGGCCATGTCTTCCCGCTAA